In the genome of Rhinolophus ferrumequinum isolate MPI-CBG mRhiFer1 chromosome 24, mRhiFer1_v1.p, whole genome shotgun sequence, one region contains:
- the RELL2 gene encoding RELT-like protein 2 isoform X1 codes for MSEPQPDLEPPQHGLYMLFLLVLVFFLMGLVGFMICHVLKKKGYRCRTSRGSEPDDTHLQPPEDDDMNEDTVERIVRCIIQNEANAEALKEMLGDSEGEGTVQLSSVDATSSLQDGAPSHHHTVHLGSSAPCIHCSRNKRPPLVRQGRSKEGKSRPRPGETTVFSVGRFRVTHIEKRYGLHEHRDGSPTDRSWGSSGGQDPGGSQGSGGGQSRTGMPAMESLSPERPQPQALASPRVQNGGLRDNSLVPCALVGNPEASAGPTLGAGGRGPSPGMNSQEANGQPSELDTSDHQVSPARGARGV; via the exons ATGTCGGAACCACAGCCTGACCTGGAGCCACCCCAACATGGGCTGTACATGCTCTTCCTGCTTGTGCTGGTCTTCTTCCTCATGGGTCTCGTAGGCTTCATGATCTGCCACGTGCTCAAGAAAAAGGGCTACCGCTGCCGCACATCGAGGGGTTCGGAGCCTGACGACACCCACCTCCAGCCCC CTGAGGACGATGACATGAATGAGGATACAGTAGAGAGGATTGTTCGCTGCATCATCCAAAATGAAG CCAATGCTGAGGCCTTGAAGGAGATGCTGGGGGACAGTGAAGGAGAAGGGACAGTGCAGCTGTCCAG CGTGGACGCCACCTCCAGCCTACAGGATGGAGCCCCCTCCCATCATCACACCGTGCATCTGGGCTCTTCAGCCCCTTGCATCCACTGCAGCCGCAACAAGAGGCCCCCGCTTGTCCGCCAGGGACGCTCCAAGGAAGGAAAGAGCCGCCCCCGGCCTGGGGAGACCACCGTGTTCTCTGTGGGCAG gttCCGGGTGACACACATTGAGAAGCGCTATGGGCTGCATGAGCATCGTGATGGCTCCCCCACGGACAGGAGCTGGGGTTCTAGTGGGGGGCAGGACCCCGGGGGTAGTCAGGGGTCTGGGGGTGGACAGTCCAGGACAGGGATGCCAGCCATGGAGAGCCTGTCCCCTGAAAGGCCACAGCCCCAGGCCCTCGCCAGCCCACGAGTGCAGAATGGAGGACTCAGGGACAACAGCCTAGTCCCTTGTGCACTTGTGGGGAACCCTGAAGCCTCTGCAGGGCCGACactgggggctggagggaggggtcCAAGCCCAGGGATGAACAGCCAAGAAGCAAATGGACAGCCAAGCGAACTGGACACCTCAGACCACCAG GTGTCTCCAGCACGGGGAGCCAGGGGTGTGTGA
- the RELL2 gene encoding RELT-like protein 2 isoform X2 — protein sequence MSEPQPDLEPPQHGLYMLFLLVLVFFLMGLVGFMICHVLKKKGYRCRTSRGSEPDDTHLQPPEDDDMNEDTVERIVRCIIQNEANAEALKEMLGDSEGEGTVQLSSVDATSSLQDGAPSHHHTVHLGSSAPCIHCSRNKRPPLVRQGRSKEGKSRPRPGETTVFSVGRFRVTHIEKRYGLHEHRDGSPTDRSWGSSGGQDPGGSQGSGGGQSRTGMPAMESLSPERPQPQALASPRVQNGGLRDNSLVPCALVGNPEASAGPTLGAGGRGPSPGMNSQEANGQPSELDTSDHQV from the exons ATGTCGGAACCACAGCCTGACCTGGAGCCACCCCAACATGGGCTGTACATGCTCTTCCTGCTTGTGCTGGTCTTCTTCCTCATGGGTCTCGTAGGCTTCATGATCTGCCACGTGCTCAAGAAAAAGGGCTACCGCTGCCGCACATCGAGGGGTTCGGAGCCTGACGACACCCACCTCCAGCCCC CTGAGGACGATGACATGAATGAGGATACAGTAGAGAGGATTGTTCGCTGCATCATCCAAAATGAAG CCAATGCTGAGGCCTTGAAGGAGATGCTGGGGGACAGTGAAGGAGAAGGGACAGTGCAGCTGTCCAG CGTGGACGCCACCTCCAGCCTACAGGATGGAGCCCCCTCCCATCATCACACCGTGCATCTGGGCTCTTCAGCCCCTTGCATCCACTGCAGCCGCAACAAGAGGCCCCCGCTTGTCCGCCAGGGACGCTCCAAGGAAGGAAAGAGCCGCCCCCGGCCTGGGGAGACCACCGTGTTCTCTGTGGGCAG gttCCGGGTGACACACATTGAGAAGCGCTATGGGCTGCATGAGCATCGTGATGGCTCCCCCACGGACAGGAGCTGGGGTTCTAGTGGGGGGCAGGACCCCGGGGGTAGTCAGGGGTCTGGGGGTGGACAGTCCAGGACAGGGATGCCAGCCATGGAGAGCCTGTCCCCTGAAAGGCCACAGCCCCAGGCCCTCGCCAGCCCACGAGTGCAGAATGGAGGACTCAGGGACAACAGCCTAGTCCCTTGTGCACTTGTGGGGAACCCTGAAGCCTCTGCAGGGCCGACactgggggctggagggaggggtcCAAGCCCAGGGATGAACAGCCAAGAAGCAAATGGACAGCCAAGCGAACTGGACACCTCAGACCACCAGGTATGA